A window from Rhizosphaericola mali encodes these proteins:
- a CDS encoding OmpW/AlkL family protein produces the protein MKKIIFSIAITIFSLHAMAQQKGEWRARLRATYVQPEASATISTIGGSAKISHTIIPELDFTYFFVDRFSANLILGTTRNKVTATGTALGDVNLGKVWLLPPTLTVLYHQPLGHGILPYAGAGLNYTIFYGKRNGEYIDNITYKNRLGFATQIGSDFDISKKWFLNIDAKKIWLKTKNDVTTIPSVAGGATVQSDTKINPWLFSVGIGMKF, from the coding sequence ATGAAAAAAATAATTTTTTCAATAGCTATAACCATATTTTCTCTTCATGCGATGGCACAACAAAAAGGTGAATGGAGAGCTAGATTACGAGCAACATATGTACAACCCGAAGCAAGTGCTACCATTTCTACCATTGGAGGAAGTGCCAAGATTTCACATACCATTATCCCCGAACTTGATTTTACGTATTTCTTTGTTGATAGATTCTCAGCGAATTTAATCCTGGGAACTACGAGAAATAAAGTAACCGCAACAGGTACTGCTTTGGGCGATGTCAATTTGGGTAAAGTTTGGCTATTACCTCCAACATTGACTGTTTTATATCATCAGCCATTGGGACATGGCATTTTACCATATGCTGGCGCGGGTTTGAATTACACTATTTTTTATGGAAAGAGAAATGGAGAATATATCGATAATATAACTTACAAAAACAGATTAGGCTTTGCAACACAAATAGGTTCCGATTTTGACATTTCTAAAAAATGGTTTTTAAATATTGATGCGAAAAAAATCTGGTTGAAAACCAAAAACGATGTAACGACAATTCCATCTGTTGCCGGCGGAGCTACCGTACAGTCAGATACAAAAATCAACCCTTGGTTATTTAGCGTGGGTATTGGGATGAAATTCTAG
- the rpsU gene encoding 30S ribosomal protein S21, with protein MLIIDSKDCENIDKALKKYKKKFEKSKTLLQLRERQSFTKPSVVRRTQVLKAIYKQQIASGKIEA; from the coding sequence ATGCTGATTATCGATTCAAAAGATTGTGAAAACATTGATAAAGCGCTCAAAAAGTATAAAAAGAAATTTGAGAAAAGTAAAACTTTGTTGCAACTAAGAGAGCGTCAAAGCTTTACAAAGCCATCAGTAGTTCGTCGTACGCAAGTATTGAAAGCAATCTACAAACAACAAATCGCTTCTGGTAAAATCGAAGCTTAG
- a CDS encoding tyrosine-type recombinase/integrase translates to MQLDLAIESFTQYIQLEKRYSPNTLLAYQNDLAQFQIFIQSIEPKIEIEQIKPSYVKSWMASLKNEEQADARTIRRKISSLKSFFKFHLKESNVENSPVANIILPKMKKRLPSFLTENEAQKMEEISIDEDNWKDRNKQLILELLYETGMRRNELIEIKTADLDSYNAQVKVLGKGNKERFVPLSKNLLESMINYLQDRPEMSNQQPNLLVLPNGKKLYPKYVYNLVTEILSNVTTSKKKSPHVLRHTFATQLLNNGADLNAVKELLGHANLAATQMYTHNTIEKLKEVFKQAHPKA, encoded by the coding sequence ATGCAATTAGATTTGGCCATCGAATCATTTACCCAATATATCCAATTAGAAAAAAGATATTCTCCGAACACGCTATTGGCTTACCAAAATGATCTCGCTCAGTTTCAAATATTTATCCAAAGTATCGAGCCTAAAATTGAAATCGAACAGATCAAACCAAGCTACGTCAAGTCTTGGATGGCATCTTTGAAAAATGAAGAACAAGCCGATGCGCGCACTATTCGAAGAAAAATATCTAGTTTAAAATCATTTTTCAAATTTCATCTAAAAGAATCCAATGTAGAAAATTCGCCTGTTGCAAATATCATTTTACCAAAAATGAAAAAACGTTTGCCTTCTTTTTTAACCGAAAATGAAGCGCAAAAAATGGAAGAGATTTCCATTGATGAAGACAATTGGAAAGATCGTAACAAACAATTAATATTAGAACTCTTGTACGAAACAGGCATGCGCCGTAATGAATTGATCGAAATAAAAACGGCGGATTTGGACAGTTACAATGCACAAGTCAAGGTTTTGGGTAAAGGAAATAAAGAACGTTTTGTCCCCTTGAGTAAAAACTTATTGGAATCGATGATAAATTACCTCCAAGATCGACCTGAAATGAGTAATCAACAGCCCAATTTACTCGTATTACCCAATGGAAAAAAACTATATCCAAAATATGTGTACAATCTCGTAACTGAAATCTTAAGCAATGTTACCACGTCAAAAAAGAAAAGTCCACACGTATTGCGACACACATTTGCAACGCAACTTTTGAATAATGGTGCAGATTTGAACGCTGTAAAAGAGCTACTTGGCCACGCCAATCTAGCGGCAACACAGATGTATACACACAACACTATTGAAAAATTAAAAGAAGTTTTTAAGCAAGCACATCCAAAAGCATAG
- a CDS encoding undecaprenyl-diphosphate phosphatase — MNIVHVIILAIIEGLTEFLPVSSTGHMILASSVMGIEKNNLTKLFEIVVQLGAILSVLVYYRKKFFPLNNWELYFKLVIAVIPALILGAIFSHKIHQLLEMPIVTSISLFVGGFVLLFIEKAFKSPSTKSVETMNARQGFFIGIWQCLAMIPGVSRSASSIIGGMQQKLTRSAAAEFSFFLAIPTMFAATAKDLLDAYKEMPEEMAKGSNWAMIGIGSLIAFIVALLAIKFFIGYVQKFGFKLFGWYRIIVGGIFLVLCLNGTIHKDSSDETTTPTPTTHTEKAPITQQTAIR, encoded by the coding sequence ATGAACATCGTACACGTTATCATCCTTGCCATTATAGAAGGATTGACCGAATTTTTACCCGTCTCTTCTACAGGACACATGATTTTAGCCAGCTCTGTTATGGGAATTGAAAAAAACAATTTGACTAAATTATTTGAAATTGTTGTGCAATTGGGCGCTATTTTATCTGTACTTGTTTATTATCGAAAAAAGTTTTTCCCATTGAATAATTGGGAATTGTATTTCAAATTAGTCATTGCAGTGATTCCAGCATTAATCCTTGGAGCTATATTTTCCCATAAAATTCACCAATTATTGGAAATGCCAATTGTCACTTCTATTTCCTTATTCGTGGGAGGTTTTGTATTATTATTTATCGAAAAAGCGTTTAAAAGCCCTTCAACCAAAAGTGTCGAAACGATGAATGCGCGTCAAGGTTTTTTCATCGGCATTTGGCAATGTTTGGCGATGATTCCTGGAGTGAGCCGCAGTGCATCTAGTATCATTGGAGGCATGCAACAAAAATTAACCAGAAGTGCAGCAGCTGAATTTTCATTTTTCCTAGCCATTCCAACCATGTTTGCAGCAACAGCAAAAGACTTATTGGATGCATATAAAGAAATGCCAGAAGAAATGGCAAAAGGTTCTAATTGGGCAATGATTGGAATTGGTAGTTTGATTGCATTTATCGTTGCATTATTAGCGATTAAATTTTTCATTGGATATGTGCAAAAATTTGGATTCAAATTATTTGGATGGTATAGAATTATCGTTGGTGGTATTTTCTTAGTACTATGTTTAAACGGTACGATTCACAAAGATTCTTCCGACGAAACTACAACACCCACGCCAACTACGCATACAGAGAAAGCCCCTATCACTCAACAAACGGCAATACGTTAA
- a CDS encoding MFS transporter, which produces MQTASKKVINGWSMYDWANSAYNLVITSTIFPAYYDAITATKNAKGEVIDHTVNFLGWHVSSGSLYTYAIAFAYLVIAILSPILSSIADTRGDKKSFLKLFCFLGSISCCLLYFFTADRLVLGIVCCIIAAIGYCGSLVFYNAYLPEIAAPADQDKVSAKGFSLGYIGSVILQILCFVLIIKLPFGLNEGGASRLSFLLVGLWWIGFAQITFATLPQKKKQILTATKEKVSSGFTALKIVWQEIKQMPVLRNYLFSFFFYSMGVQTVMLAAALFGSQVIHVPTDKLILSILIIQVVAIIGAYLMAKLSSIFGNIRVLIFTVVIWIGICALAYYITSINGFYIVATLVGIVMGGIQSLSRSTYAKLMPETENTASFFSFYDVTEKIAIVIGMFSFGFIQELTGSMRNSIVALISFFFVGLVGLFITRKQQKKLGI; this is translated from the coding sequence ATGCAAACAGCTTCTAAAAAAGTCATCAATGGCTGGTCAATGTACGATTGGGCAAATAGTGCTTACAATCTGGTCATCACATCTACCATTTTCCCGGCTTATTATGACGCTATTACCGCAACAAAAAATGCGAAAGGGGAAGTAATTGACCATACGGTTAATTTCTTAGGATGGCATGTAAGCAGTGGTTCCTTGTACACTTACGCTATCGCATTTGCCTATTTAGTTATTGCAATTTTATCTCCAATCTTATCCTCCATTGCAGACACAAGAGGCGATAAGAAAAGTTTTTTGAAATTGTTTTGTTTTCTTGGATCTATTTCATGCTGTCTACTATATTTTTTCACAGCGGATAGGCTTGTCTTAGGAATCGTTTGTTGCATTATTGCTGCAATAGGTTATTGTGGCAGCTTGGTTTTTTACAATGCCTATTTACCCGAAATCGCTGCGCCTGCAGATCAAGATAAAGTGAGCGCCAAAGGATTTTCATTGGGATATATTGGAAGTGTCATTTTACAAATCTTATGTTTTGTATTAATCATCAAATTACCATTTGGATTAAATGAAGGCGGCGCATCGAGATTATCCTTTTTATTAGTAGGACTTTGGTGGATAGGTTTTGCCCAAATCACTTTTGCAACACTTCCCCAAAAGAAAAAACAAATACTTACAGCAACCAAAGAAAAAGTTTCGTCTGGTTTTACTGCATTAAAAATTGTGTGGCAAGAAATTAAGCAAATGCCCGTTTTGCGTAATTATTTATTTTCCTTTTTCTTTTATAGTATGGGCGTACAAACGGTGATGTTGGCTGCAGCATTATTTGGAAGTCAAGTTATACACGTACCTACAGACAAATTAATCTTATCCATTCTCATCATTCAAGTTGTCGCCATTATCGGTGCGTATTTGATGGCAAAATTGTCCAGCATTTTTGGCAATATTCGGGTATTGATATTTACGGTGGTGATTTGGATCGGCATTTGTGCTTTGGCATATTATATCACCAGTATCAATGGATTTTATATTGTAGCAACATTAGTAGGTATTGTGATGGGAGGAATTCAATCTCTGAGCCGCTCCACGTATGCCAAATTAATGCCTGAGACAGAAAACACGGCGTCGTTTTTTAGCTTCTACGACGTAACCGAAAAAATAGCTATTGTTATTGGTATGTTTAGTTTTGGATTCATTCAAGAACTTACAGGAAGTATGCGTAATTCCATTGTTGCGCTCATTTCTTTTTTCTTTGTTGGTTTGGTTGGATTATTTATCACAAGAAAACAGCAAAAAAAATTGGGCATCTAG
- a CDS encoding type B 50S ribosomal protein L31 yields the protein MKKGIHPENYRFVIFKDMSNGDTFLSKSTTKSSETIVWEDGNEYPVIKLEISNTSHPFYTGKNVLVDTAGRIDKFKKRYAKANANK from the coding sequence ATGAAAAAAGGTATCCATCCAGAAAATTACCGTTTTGTAATTTTCAAAGACATGAGTAACGGCGACACATTTTTGAGCAAATCAACAACAAAATCTTCTGAAACTATCGTTTGGGAAGATGGTAACGAATATCCAGTTATCAAATTGGAAATTTCAAATACCTCACACCCTTTTTACACTGGTAAAAACGTGTTGGTTGATACTGCCGGTCGTATCGACAAATTCAAAAAACGTTACGCGAAAGCAAACGCAAACAAATAG
- the serA gene encoding phosphoglycerate dehydrogenase, with product MSEITSYPKYKINILFLENISDRAVEKFTSNGYPNVTKLSKALSEDELVEAIKDVHLIGIRSKTQITDKVLKAANKLQGIGCFCIGTNQVDLNASIKEGVAVFNAPYSNTRSVAELVIGTSIMLIRKIFDKNNLAHQGIWDKSADGSHELRGKTLGIIGYGNIGSQLSVLAEAMGMKVLFFDTEIKLPMGNAISCKTMKEVLNKADIVSIHVPETFETELLINKDNISEFKQGAILINDARGRVIDLEVLRDALVSGHLSGAAIDVYPTEPKKNGDKFECCLQGLPNVLLTPHIGGSTEEAQENIGIDVSTKLFKYLENGVTDGSLTVPAIGLPPHPTAHRILHIHENKPGIMSAINSELSKHNINILAQYLKTNDSIGYVVLDVDKQLSEQAFHLLKDINGTIKVRKLY from the coding sequence ATGAGTGAGATTACAAGTTATCCAAAGTACAAAATCAATATCCTTTTCTTAGAAAATATTAGTGATAGAGCCGTAGAAAAATTTACGTCTAATGGATATCCCAACGTTACAAAATTATCCAAAGCATTGAGCGAAGATGAGTTGGTTGAAGCGATCAAAGATGTACACTTAATCGGTATCAGATCTAAAACTCAAATCACAGATAAAGTATTAAAAGCTGCAAATAAATTACAAGGAATCGGTTGTTTCTGCATCGGAACCAATCAAGTAGACCTGAATGCGAGTATCAAAGAAGGCGTTGCCGTATTTAACGCGCCTTATAGCAATACGCGTAGTGTCGCGGAATTGGTTATCGGCACTTCTATCATGTTGATTCGTAAGATTTTTGACAAAAATAATCTTGCACACCAAGGCATTTGGGATAAATCCGCTGATGGCAGCCACGAGCTAAGAGGTAAAACGCTTGGTATCATTGGCTATGGCAATATCGGTTCTCAGCTGAGCGTATTGGCTGAAGCAATGGGAATGAAGGTTTTGTTTTTCGATACGGAAATCAAATTACCTATGGGAAATGCGATCTCTTGCAAAACCATGAAAGAGGTTTTGAATAAAGCGGATATTGTGAGTATCCACGTACCAGAAACTTTTGAAACAGAACTTCTTATCAATAAAGACAATATTTCAGAATTCAAACAAGGTGCAATCCTCATCAATGACGCACGTGGTCGTGTAATTGACTTAGAAGTATTGAGAGATGCATTGGTATCGGGACATTTAAGCGGTGCGGCAATTGACGTATATCCAACCGAACCCAAAAAAAATGGAGATAAATTTGAATGTTGCTTACAAGGCCTTCCCAATGTATTATTGACACCGCATATCGGCGGTTCTACAGAAGAAGCACAAGAAAATATCGGGATTGATGTTAGTACCAAATTATTCAAATATTTGGAAAATGGTGTTACCGATGGTTCACTTACGGTTCCTGCGATAGGCCTACCTCCTCACCCTACAGCACATAGAATTTTGCATATACATGAAAACAAACCAGGGATTATGAGTGCCATTAATTCTGAATTATCCAAACATAACATCAATATCCTAGCGCAATATTTGAAAACAAATGACAGCATTGGATACGTTGTTTTGGATGTTGATAAACAATTATCCGAACAAGCATTTCATTTATTGAAAGATATCAACGGTACTATTAAAGTTAGAAAACTTTATTAA
- a CDS encoding rhomboid family intramembrane serine protease: MNITLIIVIFTAIISIYALQKEEIMDKLIFSPTAISQQNQWYRFVSSGFIHADLGHLFFNMYSFYSFGAYVEEEFDTLFGPSIGKILYIVLYITAIIISSIPSFIKNKDNYYYRSLGASGAVSAIVFAFIMVSPTSKMGLMFIPIGIPSYIFGLLFLVVSSILDKRGGGNINHSAHIFGAIYGALFITTLGTLLGHINIFYLFISQIAGY; this comes from the coding sequence ATGAATATTACACTGATTATTGTCATTTTTACCGCAATCATTTCCATATATGCACTTCAAAAAGAGGAGATTATGGATAAATTAATATTTAGTCCTACGGCAATATCTCAACAAAATCAGTGGTATCGATTTGTGTCAAGTGGCTTTATCCATGCCGACTTGGGACATTTATTTTTCAATATGTATTCGTTTTATTCCTTTGGAGCTTATGTTGAAGAGGAATTTGATACCTTATTTGGGCCATCGATTGGTAAGATTTTATATATCGTTTTGTATATCACAGCGATTATTATATCTTCCATTCCATCCTTTATAAAAAATAAAGACAATTATTACTATAGAAGTTTGGGTGCATCAGGAGCAGTTTCTGCAATTGTATTTGCATTTATAATGGTATCCCCCACTTCTAAAATGGGTTTAATGTTTATCCCTATTGGGATTCCTTCCTATATTTTTGGGTTGCTATTCCTCGTAGTTTCTAGTATTTTGGATAAAAGAGGTGGCGGTAATATCAACCATTCTGCACATATTTTCGGTGCTATTTACGGTGCATTGTTTATTACGACTTTGGGTACTTTATTAGGACACATCAATATCTTTTATTTGTTCATAAGTCAGATAGCAGGGTATTAA
- a CDS encoding GLPGLI family protein — translation MKKILFTFALLPLLSSAQMTIFGGDSKVKLKDPQPVIGQVLYDFSYIADTTQPELVKKEIMLLEYSKDYSEFSSQTFHISDSTSKADMEKQLKDQAGTANISLTMKPRLGSTDIYFSDKNGIFLQKEFVQKKYLIKDSESKIDWTIEDSTKTIGGYTCQKATGISHGRPYVAWFTTDLPYSYGPRKLSGLPGLILETYDVTDRIIYTFKQFSEKTGKQIGPPENALATTQKEYDEMQAAFKANPNAFFNNTASSSPSSGSEDMSKIKSISINTSSSFTPNKNQKKVVINFPIDLVK, via the coding sequence ATGAAAAAAATACTATTTACTTTTGCTTTACTACCTCTTTTATCATCCGCTCAAATGACTATTTTTGGAGGTGATTCTAAAGTAAAATTAAAAGATCCTCAACCGGTAATTGGTCAAGTGCTTTATGATTTTAGTTACATCGCAGATACAACACAGCCAGAATTAGTAAAAAAAGAAATTATGCTTTTGGAATATAGTAAAGACTATAGTGAATTTTCCAGCCAAACATTTCATATTTCTGACTCTACATCCAAAGCTGACATGGAAAAACAATTGAAAGACCAAGCTGGAACTGCCAATATTAGCTTGACTATGAAACCAAGATTGGGGAGCACAGATATTTATTTTTCTGATAAAAACGGAATCTTTCTACAAAAAGAATTTGTTCAAAAAAAGTATTTAATCAAAGATTCCGAGAGTAAAATTGATTGGACTATTGAAGACTCTACAAAAACTATTGGCGGTTACACTTGCCAAAAAGCCACAGGAATTTCGCATGGAAGACCTTATGTTGCTTGGTTTACAACAGACTTACCCTATAGTTATGGACCACGCAAATTGAGTGGTTTACCAGGATTAATTTTAGAAACTTATGACGTAACCGACAGAATTATTTACACATTTAAACAATTTTCTGAAAAAACTGGAAAACAAATCGGACCACCAGAAAATGCGCTAGCGACAACTCAAAAAGAATATGATGAAATGCAAGCGGCCTTCAAAGCAAATCCAAATGCTTTTTTCAATAACACTGCGTCATCAAGTCCCTCAAGTGGTAGTGAAGATATGTCCAAAATAAAATCAATCTCCATTAATACATCATCATCATTTACGCCTAATAAAAATCAAAAGAAAGTCGTAATTAATTTTCCAATCGATCTAGTCAAATAA
- a CDS encoding peptidase associated domain and porin domain-containing protein: protein MPIRLLLFLLILCCATISIAQQTTIHGKIVDSLQHPISNATITLLKTSNGAGINFAKTDSAGIFSIKIPEKWKDSALAIKASHTGFLKAQKEITNLNELVELTLSEEVKHLEEVKVKSKVYIIQKSDTISFNADFFRDSSDRVLGDLIRKIPGIEVSDNGVIKYNGKELNQFYIEGDDLLDGKYNIATNNIPSKDVDKVEVIEHNQHIKMLNGIVQSNQPALNIRLKDRSKLKWINNAEIGGGTPSRYNISANAMAFKPKFKAINVVKANNVGNDLSDELISHFSNDGIADPMIGIAQSRPVGISKNRYLFNKNHMVNLNDMLKFHSGTTLRLNAYYLHDEQPFQSSSTTTYYLPSGDTVGYNEIAKNRMQINHLQATITLNNNSEKKYFNESIFTDISTTKNPVNIRTNGVQLLENLRTNLNTFSHSINGVLNLGRKNHILNYSSDISYSRNPQNFSVQPGWLQDILNDSLDYHQSIQMTNIPTLTTTNNISFIIKNGYWTFNNKIGFDYTHSKLNSDIFIQQNETNSSQSTGIQNKLNWNKSDGYAQSSVQFEKDRSRINIYFPIHYYNINYKNESIDNHDKLNNIFIAPYFSYNLKIAKEHELIANYQFNNIFSELDQVYGAGIMQSYRSINSYYGTPLKNGYTNKYSLGFAYKKTLKMFFWNINSSYTTTHRYFIYASTITNTSYQVSTLPIGNNLRNFSLDGSISKYLFPLKTNITLSSGLGQSKVQQYQNGFLFATSNWSNNYGIELNPRPADWLRIDIKANYYTSNSTSKASGYEDQKTSQFKQNSALNFIFFKRITAQLGSEYYASYLNGQNLAHCFFLDAYLNYRIYKPDINLRFSCTNLANERNFTVLNASANIISASNYLLQPRMFILSAGFRF from the coding sequence ATGCCAATACGACTACTTCTATTTTTATTAATATTATGCTGTGCAACGATCAGTATTGCGCAACAAACTACGATTCATGGGAAAATCGTGGATAGTTTGCAACATCCAATATCCAATGCAACAATTACACTACTCAAAACTAGTAATGGAGCGGGAATTAACTTTGCCAAAACGGATAGCGCAGGTATATTTTCCATAAAAATCCCTGAGAAATGGAAAGATTCTGCCTTAGCAATAAAAGCAAGTCATACGGGATTTTTAAAAGCACAAAAAGAAATAACGAATTTAAATGAATTAGTCGAGCTGACTTTATCAGAAGAAGTAAAACATCTAGAGGAGGTGAAGGTGAAAAGTAAAGTCTACATCATCCAAAAATCAGACACGATTAGCTTTAATGCAGATTTTTTTAGAGATTCTTCCGATCGTGTTTTAGGTGATTTAATTCGCAAAATCCCAGGAATCGAAGTGTCTGATAATGGCGTGATTAAATACAATGGCAAGGAATTGAATCAATTTTATATTGAGGGCGACGATCTTTTAGATGGAAAATATAATATCGCAACAAACAATATTCCATCCAAAGATGTGGACAAAGTAGAAGTAATTGAACACAATCAGCATATCAAAATGTTGAACGGCATCGTACAATCCAATCAACCTGCATTAAATATTCGACTCAAGGATAGAAGCAAACTAAAATGGATTAACAATGCAGAAATCGGTGGCGGTACGCCATCCAGATATAACATCTCCGCCAATGCGATGGCTTTTAAACCCAAATTTAAAGCGATCAATGTTGTTAAAGCCAATAATGTCGGCAATGACCTCAGTGACGAACTTATCTCCCATTTTTCCAATGATGGGATTGCCGACCCCATGATAGGTATTGCCCAATCTAGACCTGTCGGCATTAGTAAAAATCGCTATTTATTTAATAAAAATCATATGGTCAACCTGAATGACATGTTGAAATTTCACTCAGGGACAACGCTTCGATTGAATGCATATTATTTACATGATGAGCAGCCGTTTCAAAGCAGCAGTACTACTACTTATTATTTGCCAAGCGGCGATACTGTAGGCTATAATGAAATTGCTAAAAATAGAATGCAAATAAATCACTTACAAGCTACAATTACCCTCAACAATAATTCAGAAAAGAAGTACTTCAATGAATCTATATTTACAGATATTTCAACGACTAAAAATCCTGTGAACATTAGGACCAATGGCGTACAACTATTGGAAAATTTACGTACAAATTTGAATACATTTTCTCATAGTATAAATGGCGTTCTAAACCTTGGTAGAAAAAATCATATTTTAAATTATAGTTCGGATATAAGTTACAGTCGTAACCCTCAAAATTTTAGTGTACAACCTGGATGGTTGCAAGATATATTGAACGATAGTTTGGATTATCATCAGTCCATCCAAATGACCAATATTCCTACACTTACAACCACAAATAATATTAGTTTTATTATAAAAAATGGCTATTGGACATTTAACAACAAAATTGGTTTTGATTATACGCATAGCAAGTTAAATTCGGATATTTTTATTCAGCAAAATGAAACGAATTCTAGTCAATCAACAGGAATTCAAAATAAACTCAATTGGAATAAATCTGATGGTTACGCACAATCAAGTGTACAATTTGAAAAAGACAGAAGCCGGATCAATATTTATTTTCCCATACATTACTATAATATCAACTATAAAAATGAAAGTATAGACAACCACGACAAGTTGAATAATATTTTCATTGCACCCTATTTTAGTTACAATTTGAAAATTGCAAAAGAACATGAGTTAATTGCCAATTACCAATTCAACAATATATTCTCCGAATTGGACCAAGTATATGGCGCGGGGATTATGCAAAGTTATCGATCAATCAATTCCTATTACGGAACGCCATTAAAAAATGGATATACAAATAAATATAGTTTGGGATTTGCTTATAAAAAAACATTGAAAATGTTCTTTTGGAATATTAATAGTAGTTATACAACGACACATCGCTATTTCATCTATGCATCGACGATAACTAATACAAGCTATCAAGTTTCCACATTACCCATTGGCAATAATTTGCGAAATTTTAGTTTGGATGGCAGTATCAGTAAGTATTTATTTCCGTTAAAAACGAATATCACTTTGAGTTCTGGGCTTGGGCAATCTAAAGTCCAACAATATCAAAATGGATTTTTATTTGCCACCTCCAATTGGTCCAATAATTATGGTATTGAATTAAATCCGAGACCTGCAGATTGGCTACGTATCGACATAAAGGCGAATTATTACACTAGCAATAGTACGTCCAAAGCAAGCGGATATGAAGATCAAAAAACGAGTCAATTCAAGCAAAATTCTGCACTGAACTTTATTTTTTTCAAGCGAATAACGGCACAATTGGGAAGTGAATATTATGCGAGTTATCTCAATGGTCAAAATCTGGCACACTGCTTTTTCTTAGATGCTTATTTGAATTACAGAATTTACAAACCTGATATCAATCTTCGCTTTTCATGTACCAATCTTGCAAATGAGCGCAACTTCACTGTATTGAATGCAAGTGCCAATATTATCTCTGCGAGCAATTATTTATTACAACCCAGAATGTTTATACTTTCCGCAGGATTTAGATTTTAA
- a CDS encoding LolA family protein, protein MKKLYTFLASFLILGASFAQSVAGAKAVLNKVNAKLKNSTGISASFSYSVKDRTGNSKGSSSGQIFIAGSKYHIVNGDNEIYSNGQKVWNYDKSAKEVNVSSGGAASGDINPDKILSGNFSDADFNLALISQAGSFDQIKLTPKDLRKNFKQVVLFVSKAQSVISKATVLDKSGNTTTFNLANIKTNVNIPASQFEFNPKAHPGVEVID, encoded by the coding sequence ATGAAAAAATTATACACTTTTCTAGCTTCTTTTTTGATATTAGGTGCAAGTTTTGCCCAAAGTGTGGCTGGCGCAAAAGCTGTTTTGAATAAGGTAAATGCCAAATTGAAAAACTCTACAGGCATTTCGGCTAGTTTTTCCTATTCTGTAAAGGATCGTACTGGTAATTCCAAAGGTAGTTCGAGTGGTCAGATTTTCATCGCAGGTAGCAAATACCATATCGTTAATGGTGATAATGAAATATACAGCAATGGGCAAAAAGTGTGGAATTATGATAAAAGTGCCAAAGAGGTAAATGTGTCCTCTGGAGGTGCTGCTTCAGGAGATATTAATCCAGATAAAATTTTGTCCGGTAATTTTTCAGATGCGGATTTTAATTTAGCATTGATCAGTCAAGCGGGAAGTTTTGATCAAATAAAATTGACACCAAAAGATTTAAGAAAAAATTTTAAACAAGTGGTTTTATTTGTAAGTAAAGCACAATCTGTGATTAGTAAAGCGACCGTTTTGGATAAAAGTGGAAATACAACGACTTTTAATTTGGCGAATATTAAGACAAATGTCAATATTCCTGCATCTCAATTTGAATTTAACCCCAAAGCGCATCCTGGCGTAGAAGTGATTGATTAA